A genomic region of Oceanivirga salmonicida contains the following coding sequences:
- a CDS encoding ROK family protein — protein MKKLNSTDYNALNYILNNKKLKKIELSKLLDITQPAIYKLVKKLSNLNLLILEENFDKRSKYNITINKDYKKIIGLYASMNSIEIIIFDLVGNILESFSYKINLTFIQKTKTRNFLLSEIEKIINDYGKENIAGIGISMQACINSDLGILICSDLFNEKSIHIKEYIFKKFGIECIIENNIHAMLYTIDLFYNKNPNKILYYNKEKTKGFSIMINNKIYKGANFSTGCLKNMNDEDIIKCINFLDIDTVILDIAQENRKELINVLQCNSIVFNELENLEKLSAVTIVIRNLFDNEKLIKL, from the coding sequence ATGAAAAAATTAAATAGTACTGATTATAATGCTTTAAATTATATTTTAAATAATAAAAAACTAAAAAAAATTGAATTATCTAAATTATTAGATATAACGCAACCAGCTATATATAAATTAGTAAAAAAATTAAGTAATTTAAACCTTTTAATTCTTGAAGAAAATTTTGACAAAAGAAGTAAATATAACATAACTATAAATAAAGATTATAAAAAAATTATAGGCTTATATGCTTCTATGAATTCAATAGAAATTATAATTTTTGATTTAGTTGGTAATATTTTAGAAAGTTTCTCCTATAAAATAAATTTAACTTTTATTCAGAAAACGAAAACTAGAAATTTTTTATTATCTGAAATTGAAAAAATAATAAATGATTACGGAAAAGAAAATATAGCAGGTATAGGTATTTCTATGCAAGCATGTATAAATTCTGATTTAGGTATTTTGATTTGTTCTGATTTATTTAATGAAAAGAGCATACATATAAAAGAATATATCTTTAAAAAATTTGGCATAGAATGTATCATAGAAAACAATATACATGCTATGCTTTATACTATTGATTTATTTTATAATAAAAATCCTAATAAAATTCTATATTACAATAAAGAAAAAACAAAAGGCTTTTCTATAATGATAAATAACAAAATATATAAAGGGGCAAATTTTAGTACAGGTTGTTTAAAAAATATGAATGATGAAGATATTATTAAATGTATTAATTTTTTAGATATAGATACCGTTATTTTAGATATTGCCCAAGAAAATAGAAAAGAACTTATAAATGTGTTACAATGTAATAGCATAGTTTTTAATGAACTAGAAAACTTAGAAAAACTTTCAGCAGTTACTATAGTTATTAGAAATTTATTTGATAATGAAAAATTAATTAAATTATAA
- the mgtE gene encoding magnesium transporter: MKKLSEEKIQSLKKKLKHEDIEVEEDEININLDEIAEDIKELNTSEEIHDYLDEIHDVDIAEFLDELDEDEEIIRLLNALSLEERADILEVADEDLQIRIINLISEEEALEIFSYMSPDNIVDILGYVDFTKSKSLLNKMKRSEANKLRELLGYDSETAGGIMTTQYIAFKKNLKMKEILDKIKIIGPKTEYIETIFVLDLNGDLIGEADLRDILISSEDILLEEIMEENIKYVYAEEDQEEVARLVSKYGLKVVPVLNKKKKLLGIITIDDIVDVIQEENTEDILKLAGTSNDEDLYTSLFEIINKRLPWLLINLLTAFLAAFTVRMFSTTIDKVVALAVTMPIVSGMGGNVGTQSLAVTIRSIALGDYDSDENLIISLKYVALGFINGIILGVVCGSIVYFMFGIPYLSLIILLSMIGNCIIACLIGYLIPVGLKVLKIDPAMASSVLLTTVTDVCGFFLFLGLASLFIEKLI, translated from the coding sequence ATGAAAAAATTAAGTGAAGAAAAAATACAATCACTAAAAAAGAAACTAAAACATGAAGACATAGAGGTAGAAGAAGATGAGATTAATATAAATCTCGATGAAATTGCAGAAGATATTAAAGAATTAAATACTTCTGAAGAAATTCACGATTACCTTGATGAAATTCATGATGTTGATATAGCTGAATTTCTTGATGAATTAGATGAAGATGAAGAAATTATCAGGCTTTTAAATGCTCTGAGTTTAGAAGAAAGAGCAGATATATTAGAAGTTGCTGATGAAGATTTACAAATTAGAATAATAAATTTAATTTCAGAAGAAGAAGCTCTTGAAATTTTTTCATATATGTCTCCAGATAATATAGTTGATATACTAGGCTATGTTGATTTCACTAAAAGTAAATCTTTACTTAATAAGATGAAAAGATCAGAAGCCAATAAATTAAGAGAATTATTAGGTTATGACTCTGAAACTGCCGGTGGTATTATGACCACACAATATATAGCATTTAAAAAGAATTTAAAAATGAAAGAAATTCTTGATAAAATTAAAATTATTGGTCCAAAAACAGAATATATAGAAACAATTTTTGTTCTTGATTTAAATGGAGATTTAATAGGTGAAGCCGATTTAAGGGATATTCTTATTTCTTCAGAAGATATACTACTTGAAGAAATAATGGAAGAAAATATTAAATATGTCTATGCAGAAGAAGACCAAGAAGAAGTTGCAAGATTAGTTTCAAAATATGGGCTAAAAGTTGTTCCAGTATTAAATAAAAAAAAGAAATTATTAGGTATTATTACCATAGATGATATAGTTGACGTTATACAAGAAGAAAATACAGAGGATATTTTGAAATTAGCAGGTACTAGTAATGATGAAGATCTTTATACTAGTCTTTTTGAAATTATAAATAAAAGATTACCTTGGCTTTTAATTAATCTATTAACTGCATTTTTAGCAGCATTTACAGTTAGAATGTTTTCTACAACAATAGATAAAGTAGTTGCTCTTGCAGTTACTATGCCAATAGTTAGTGGAATGGGTGGTAATGTAGGTACACAATCACTTGCAGTTACGATTAGATCTATTGCATTGGGAGATTATGATAGTGATGAAAATTTAATAATTTCATTAAAATATGTTGCATTAGGATTTATTAATGGTATAATATTAGGGGTGGTATGTGGAAGCATAGTTTATTTTATGTTTGGTATTCCATATTTAAGTTTAATAATATTATTATCTATGATAGGTAACTGTATTATTGCATGTCTTATTGGTTATTTAATACCTGTTGGACTTAAAGTTTTAAAAATTGATCCTGCTATGGCTTCATCAGTATTACTTACAACAGTAACAGATGTTTGCGGATTTTTCTTATTCTTAGGTCTTGCAAGTTTATTTATAGAAAAATTAATTTAG
- a CDS encoding LiaF transmembrane domain-containing protein — protein MNNKLFLGISLILIGMFSLFGSLLPDTALKYIFNWQIMIILMGVYFLLKKGINNVAGIALIATGSHFYIEKFLPLPYTNITLPIILIIIGVVIIVLHYKDSSNDK, from the coding sequence ATGAATAACAAATTATTTTTGGGAATATCTTTAATACTAATAGGTATGTTTAGCCTTTTTGGCTCACTTTTACCAGATACTGCATTAAAATATATATTTAACTGGCAAATTATGATAATTTTAATGGGAGTTTATTTCTTATTGAAAAAGGGAATAAATAATGTAGCAGGAATAGCTCTTATTGCCACTGGTTCACATTTCTATATTGAGAAATTTTTACCACTTCCATATACAAATATAACATTACCAATCATATTAATAATAATTGGAGTTGTAATTATAGTACTCCACTATAAAGATAGTTCTAATGATAAATAA
- a CDS encoding ABC transporter permease gives MKKIINYSLIFIILIVWQICSYLELVSKFLLPSPVEIVLAFIHDFKLIMYHTSFTMKVAFIGILIGIVLSLFLSLIMDKFKVLHDLISPILILTQTIPTIAIAPLLIIWLGYYMSPKIVLVVLATFFPITISLINGYRSVDEDNIKLLKAMGANEYQIYKYLKIPSSMPFFFSGLKVSMSYALISAVIAEWLGGYYGLGVYMTRVRKAYALDKMFAIIFFISILSLLLMLFIDKLEKRIIKY, from the coding sequence ATGAAAAAAATTATAAATTACAGTTTGATATTTATAATTCTAATTGTTTGGCAAATATGCTCTTACTTAGAATTAGTGTCAAAATTTTTATTACCTTCACCAGTTGAAATAGTACTAGCCTTTATACATGATTTTAAATTAATCATGTATCACACTAGTTTTACTATGAAAGTAGCATTTATTGGTATACTTATAGGTATTGTATTAAGCCTATTTTTATCACTAATAATGGACAAATTTAAAGTCTTACATGACTTAATTTCTCCAATTTTAATACTTACACAAACTATACCAACTATTGCCATAGCACCTTTACTTATAATTTGGTTAGGTTACTATATGTCTCCAAAAATAGTATTAGTAGTTTTAGCAACTTTTTTCCCTATAACTATTTCCCTTATAAACGGTTACAGGTCTGTTGATGAAGATAACATAAAACTATTAAAAGCAATGGGTGCGAATGAATATCAAATTTATAAATATTTAAAAATACCTTCATCTATGCCTTTTTTCTTCTCGGGTTTAAAGGTATCAATGTCTTATGCATTAATATCTGCTGTAATTGCTGAATGGCTAGGTGGTTATTATGGTCTAGGGGTATATATGACGCGTGTAAGAAAAGCTTATGCACTAGATAAAATGTTTGCTATTATCTTTTTCATAAGTATATTAAGTTTATTACTCATGTTATTTATAGATAAATTAGAAAAAAGAATTATTAAGTATTAA
- a CDS encoding ABC transporter substrate-binding protein: MKKLLSICTMLLLFSCGSSENEKINENKNELKEITFVLDWTPNTNHTGIYVAKEKGLFEEYGLKVNIVQPSEDSSSTIVAVGKAEFGVYFQPNMIKKLEKNMPITAIAAIIQHNTAGLLTLKSLNTKSPKDLEKLRYATWEDAVDDATVKDLVGENINPVPFGDVTDPIGAMKHNLFDYLISYYAWDGINAKIKNEDIDFYFFKDFNKDLDYYSPVIIANNEFIKNNPEITKNFLKAAKQGYEFAIKNPNEAADILIKYAPESDPKLIKASQEWISQHYVEKGENWGEFDIQRWDNFFKWVYDNKLIDKPFPSSYGVTNEYIK; this comes from the coding sequence ATGAAAAAATTATTAAGTATTTGTACTATGTTATTACTATTTTCTTGTGGTAGTTCAGAAAATGAAAAAATTAATGAAAATAAGAATGAATTAAAAGAAATTACCTTTGTACTAGACTGGACACCTAATACTAATCATACTGGTATTTATGTCGCAAAAGAAAAAGGATTATTTGAAGAATATGGATTAAAAGTAAATATAGTTCAACCAAGTGAAGATAGTTCATCAACTATTGTTGCAGTCGGAAAAGCAGAATTTGGTGTATATTTTCAACCAAATATGATAAAAAAACTTGAAAAAAATATGCCTATAACTGCTATTGCAGCAATTATACAACATAATACAGCAGGTCTTTTAACTCTTAAAAGTCTTAATACTAAATCTCCAAAAGATTTAGAAAAATTAAGATATGCTACTTGGGAAGATGCAGTAGATGATGCTACTGTTAAAGATTTAGTTGGTGAAAATATAAATCCTGTGCCATTTGGTGATGTTACTGACCCAATAGGAGCAATGAAACATAATTTATTTGATTATTTAATATCATATTATGCTTGGGATGGTATAAATGCTAAAATTAAAAATGAAGATATAGATTTCTATTTCTTTAAAGATTTTAATAAAGATTTAGACTATTATTCACCAGTAATTATTGCAAATAATGAATTTATAAAAAATAACCCAGAAATTACTAAAAACTTTTTAAAAGCAGCAAAACAAGGTTATGAATTTGCTATAAAAAATCCTAATGAAGCAGCAGATATTTTAATTAAATATGCTCCTGAATCAGACCCTAAATTAATTAAAGCAAGTCAAGAATGGATTTCTCAACATTATGTAGAAAAAGGAGAAAATTGGGGAGAATTTGATATACAAAGATGGGACAATTTCTTTAAATGGGTATATGATAATAAGTTAATAGATAAACCTTTCCCTAGTTCTTATGGTGTAACAAATGAATATATCAAATAA